From a single Stackebrandtia endophytica genomic region:
- a CDS encoding TetR/AcrR family transcriptional regulator produces the protein MPKIVDPEERRREITRAVFRLVERSGIEAATLRNIADEAGLAIGSVRHYFTNHAAVMDFAMRELTEQTSRRVLAHVDRITKDTSPHDRRLLAESILAEFLPLDDQRRTETRAWLDFLTAARTRPELRSHAERLHNGLRTVVRRLLGRAMDGGTISADLDIELETERLAALLDGLTTAMVLPPAILDADTALRVLRRHLDELTATR, from the coding sequence ATGCCGAAGATCGTCGATCCCGAGGAACGCCGCCGCGAGATCACCCGCGCCGTGTTCCGCCTCGTCGAACGCAGTGGCATCGAGGCGGCCACCCTGCGCAACATCGCCGACGAGGCCGGGCTGGCCATCGGCTCCGTCCGGCACTACTTCACCAACCACGCCGCGGTCATGGACTTCGCAATGCGGGAACTGACCGAACAGACCAGCCGACGCGTCCTGGCCCACGTCGACCGGATCACCAAGGACACCTCTCCGCACGACCGGCGCCTGCTGGCCGAGTCGATCCTGGCCGAGTTCCTCCCCCTCGACGATCAACGCCGCACCGAGACACGGGCATGGCTCGACTTCCTGACGGCGGCACGCACCCGCCCCGAACTGCGCTCCCACGCCGAACGCCTACACAACGGGCTGCGAACGGTCGTCCGGCGACTCCTGGGCCGCGCGATGGACGGCGGAACGATCTCCGCCGATCTCGACATCGAGCTGGAGACCGAACGCCTCGCCGCACTCCTGGACGGGCTCACCACCGCGATGGTCCTACCGCCGGCCATCCTGGACGCCGACACCGCCCTGCGGGTCCTGCGCCGACACCTCGACGAACTCACCGCGACCAGGTGA
- a CDS encoding LysE family translocator: MSWRILVTFALAALPIVITPGTSITLVAQYVSTGGRRHGAAVMAGTATGHFLHATFATIGLSALIMASATAFTIVRYAGAVYLVGLGVYLLATSGRKPKQVTGAGSATPVRRVYRHALIGNILNPRPALVYLTVPAQVVAIDLPIGAAAFLLAVVHTALMVSWLSVWTQIISSAKQSRLFTRISRQFARFGGLLLIAFGVRAAVGD, translated from the coding sequence ATGAGCTGGCGCATCCTGGTCACCTTCGCCCTCGCCGCACTGCCCATTGTGATCACACCGGGCACCAGCATCACCCTGGTGGCGCAGTATGTCTCCACCGGTGGTCGTCGGCACGGCGCGGCGGTCATGGCCGGTACCGCCACCGGTCACTTCCTGCACGCCACGTTCGCCACCATCGGTCTGTCGGCGTTGATCATGGCGTCGGCTACGGCCTTCACGATCGTGCGATACGCCGGTGCCGTCTACCTGGTGGGGTTGGGGGTCTACCTGTTGGCGACCTCCGGCCGCAAACCCAAGCAGGTCACCGGCGCCGGCAGCGCGACCCCGGTGCGGCGGGTGTATCGCCACGCGTTGATCGGCAACATCCTCAACCCACGACCGGCTCTGGTGTATCTGACCGTGCCCGCGCAGGTGGTCGCGATCGACCTCCCGATCGGGGCGGCCGCGTTTCTGTTGGCCGTCGTCCACACCGCGCTCATGGTCTCGTGGTTGAGCGTGTGGACGCAGATCATCAGTTCGGCCAAACAGTCCCGGTTGTTCACCCGTATCTCCCGGCAGTTCGCCCGTTTCGGCGGGCTGCTGCTCATCGCCTTCGGGGTGCGCGCCGCCGTTGGCGATTGA
- a CDS encoding DUF1648 domain-containing protein, with amino-acid sequence MTLPGIAGLLLVAAVTGGWSLVAAITPPTLPFGVRVPPERIADREIRMTRRRYRRDLLVTAITATIAVIPALLLIGPSIVLSAVPLILGLAGFGFYWRAHSHLRHVKARDDWYAGTRQVVVADTRLRTDPVRPAWRWWWPSPAILAVSAVIATIVYPDLPATLPNVDELTSSSAQRIDTTPLAAFSPVLLQAGFVLLVPLLVIGVCRSRPELDAARPNVSVRRWRTYLSGMTTILLLSGSAINLTLLMVGLRLWEVLDDTAVIAGLSYLPVAGLVIALVVFEVRVGYGGHRLLPRPDEEAEDIAEDDGSVQRDDDRYWHLGGFLYLNRDDPAILVHQRAVGGSWTLNLGHPIVWLLLLAATVIGGVAVV; translated from the coding sequence GTGACGCTGCCCGGAATCGCCGGACTGCTCCTGGTCGCCGCGGTCACCGGCGGTTGGTCCCTGGTCGCCGCGATCACGCCGCCGACCCTTCCATTCGGTGTCCGGGTACCGCCGGAGCGGATCGCCGACCGAGAGATCCGCATGACCCGGCGCCGATACCGACGCGATCTGCTCGTCACGGCGATCACCGCGACCATCGCCGTCATCCCGGCACTACTGCTGATCGGTCCGTCCATAGTGCTGTCGGCCGTGCCGCTCATCCTCGGCCTGGCCGGATTCGGGTTCTACTGGCGGGCCCACAGCCATCTCCGACACGTCAAGGCCCGCGACGACTGGTATGCCGGAACCCGTCAGGTGGTCGTCGCCGACACCCGCCTGCGCACCGATCCGGTCCGCCCGGCGTGGCGCTGGTGGTGGCCTAGTCCGGCCATCCTCGCCGTCTCCGCGGTCATCGCCACGATCGTCTACCCCGACCTGCCCGCGACACTGCCCAACGTGGACGAACTGACATCCTCGTCGGCGCAACGGATCGACACCACACCCCTGGCGGCCTTTTCTCCCGTGCTGCTCCAGGCCGGGTTCGTGCTGCTCGTTCCGCTACTGGTGATCGGCGTGTGTCGATCCCGGCCCGAGCTCGACGCGGCCCGTCCCAACGTGTCGGTGCGGCGGTGGCGGACCTATCTCTCCGGAATGACGACGATCCTGCTTCTCAGCGGGTCGGCGATCAACCTGACCCTGTTGATGGTCGGGTTGCGACTGTGGGAGGTCCTCGACGACACCGCGGTGATCGCCGGGCTCAGCTATCTCCCGGTGGCGGGCTTGGTGATCGCTCTCGTCGTCTTCGAGGTCCGCGTCGGATACGGCGGCCATCGACTCCTGCCGAGGCCCGACGAGGAGGCCGAGGACATCGCCGAGGACGACGGCAGCGTGCAGCGTGACGACGACCGGTACTGGCACCTCGGCGGGTTCCTGTACCTCAACCGGGACGACCCGGCGATCCTGGTCCACCAACGGGCCGTCGGTGGATCGTGGACGTTGAACCTCGGTCACCCGATCGTGTGGCTACTTCTGTTGGCGGCAACCGTCATCGGGGGTGTCGCCGTGGTGTGA
- a CDS encoding GntR family transcriptional regulator — protein MRIVLDLDGDLPIYQQIRDQVVAAIATGELAAGDALPSTRQLGADLAINFHTVSKAYDLLRSEGLIRINRKSGAVVRRDPNSGPVEAGIVDGWRIRLRALLAEAVAHGMSEADIRSHVESESRELRTTERAPR, from the coding sequence GTGCGAATAGTGCTGGACCTCGACGGCGACCTGCCCATCTATCAGCAGATCCGAGACCAGGTGGTGGCTGCGATCGCCACCGGTGAACTGGCCGCCGGCGACGCCCTGCCGTCAACCCGGCAATTGGGTGCCGACCTGGCGATCAACTTCCACACCGTCAGTAAGGCCTACGACCTGTTGCGTTCGGAGGGCCTCATCCGGATCAACCGGAAGAGTGGCGCGGTGGTCCGCCGCGATCCGAACTCCGGGCCGGTCGAGGCCGGAATCGTCGACGGATGGCGGATCCGGCTTCGCGCGCTGCTGGCCGAAGCGGTCGCCCACGGCATGTCGGAGGCCGACATCCGGTCCCACGTCGAATCGGAATCCCGCGAGCTCCGGACGACCGAGCGGGCCCCACGGTGA
- a CDS encoding ABC transporter ATP-binding protein — MTAPHLRVRGLTKRFGEVAAVSDLTFDAGPGRITGFLGPNGSGKTTTLRMLLGLVRPTSGTATIDDRSYRQIPHPARTIGAALDSGNQHPGRTARDHLRVYGAMIGADDARVEEIIEMLFMTDFADRRVRGFSTGMRQRLNLGTALLGDPGALVLDEPSNGLDPEGIAWLRRFLRGLADEGRTILISSHVLSEAEQLVDDVVIIRGGRLLASDTLEQLTANGRLEDAFLQLTGASA, encoded by the coding sequence ATGACCGCGCCGCACCTTCGAGTCCGCGGGCTCACCAAACGATTCGGGGAGGTGGCCGCCGTCTCCGACCTGACCTTCGATGCCGGACCCGGCCGCATCACCGGATTCCTGGGGCCCAACGGTTCGGGGAAGACGACCACCCTGCGAATGCTGCTGGGACTGGTTCGACCCACCTCCGGGACCGCCACCATCGACGACCGGAGCTACCGCCAGATCCCCCACCCCGCGCGCACCATCGGCGCGGCACTGGATTCGGGGAACCAGCACCCCGGTCGCACCGCCCGCGACCACCTCCGGGTCTACGGCGCGATGATCGGCGCCGACGACGCCCGGGTCGAGGAGATCATCGAGATGCTGTTCATGACCGACTTCGCCGACCGTCGAGTGCGCGGCTTCTCCACCGGAATGCGGCAGCGGCTCAACCTCGGCACCGCCCTCCTCGGTGACCCGGGCGCGCTGGTCCTCGACGAACCCAGCAACGGGCTCGACCCGGAGGGCATCGCCTGGCTGCGGCGATTCCTGCGGGGGCTCGCCGACGAGGGACGCACCATCTTGATCTCCAGTCACGTGCTCAGCGAAGCCGAGCAGTTGGTCGACGACGTCGTGATCATCCGCGGTGGACGCCTGTTGGCATCGGACACCTTGGAGCAGTTGACCGCCAACGGGCGTCTGGAAGACGCCTTCCTACAGCTGACGGGAGCCTCGGCATGA
- a CDS encoding ABC transporter permease subunit, producing the protein MTSLIRAEFRRLFSLTTWRWGPLAAVLCGGGLVALATLLGPENFDPPMPAIDTHDGTLLALGLVGFTAIVPALFGATALTSEYRHRTISVTFLHEPRRARVLSAKLFVYAVAGAGYGLILATAAGLALYGGAAVRGLTVGAEPTVVLRILASLMVTMMVYTVLGVGVGAVLRNQTATLIVLGGYLYMVEHALAIIPGFQVIYPFLPGGATASLTDFTLLSQAAVELGITATPLLPPALGALVLAGYGVAAAVLAVLLPLRRDVT; encoded by the coding sequence ATGACCTCACTGATCCGAGCCGAGTTCCGGCGACTGTTCAGCCTGACCACCTGGCGATGGGGACCGCTGGCGGCCGTCCTGTGCGGCGGGGGCCTCGTGGCGCTGGCGACGTTGCTGGGACCGGAGAACTTCGATCCGCCGATGCCCGCCATCGACACCCACGACGGCACCCTGCTGGCGTTGGGCCTGGTCGGTTTCACCGCGATCGTCCCGGCACTGTTCGGGGCCACCGCGCTGACCTCGGAGTACCGGCACCGCACCATCAGCGTGACCTTCCTCCATGAACCGCGGCGTGCGCGAGTGCTGTCGGCGAAGCTGTTCGTCTACGCCGTCGCCGGTGCCGGATACGGTCTGATCCTGGCGACGGCGGCCGGGCTCGCGCTGTACGGCGGGGCGGCGGTTCGCGGACTCACCGTCGGCGCCGAACCCACCGTGGTCCTCCGCATCCTCGCATCCCTCATGGTCACGATGATGGTGTACACAGTGCTCGGTGTGGGTGTCGGTGCGGTGCTACGCAACCAGACGGCGACCTTGATTGTCCTGGGTGGATATCTGTACATGGTGGAGCATGCGTTGGCCATCATCCCCGGCTTCCAGGTGATCTACCCGTTCCTGCCCGGGGGAGCCACCGCCTCGCTCACCGATTTCACCCTGTTGAGCCAGGCAGCCGTCGAACTGGGGATCACGGCCACTCCGCTACTGCCACCGGCCCTCGGCGCGCTCGTACTGGCCGGATACGGTGTCGCCGCCGCGGTGTTGGCGGTGCTGTTGCCACTGCGACGCGACGTGACCTGA
- a CDS encoding GlxA family transcriptional regulator: MRKDLAMDDEYVSNPHRVAVLAQPGVIPFELGIPARIFGIARDEARRHLYRVTTCAVTPGPVATSADFDIVVNHGLEVLAQSDTVVVPASYEQGPAMTGGALPEVLKDALCGLPTTTRVASICIGSFVLAAAGLLNGRRATTHWTYTDAFSRHYPRITVDPDVLFVEDGNLLTSAGVAAGIDLCLHMVRSDHGSEVANRVARSSLVPPWRDGGQAQYIERPVPEPTQTSTAPAREWALRRLGEPVTLAQMAGVARMSVRTFSRRFVDEVGLTPGQWLIGQRIDHARRLLESTDRTTDQIARDAGFGTAASMRRHLHARLGVSPMAYRRTFGRD, translated from the coding sequence ATGCGCAAAGATCTGGCCATGGACGACGAATACGTGAGCAACCCGCACCGGGTGGCGGTGTTGGCGCAGCCAGGCGTCATCCCGTTCGAGCTGGGCATTCCGGCGCGGATCTTCGGCATCGCGCGGGATGAGGCTCGGCGCCACCTGTACCGGGTCACCACCTGTGCGGTCACGCCGGGGCCCGTCGCCACCAGCGCCGATTTCGACATCGTGGTCAACCACGGCCTGGAGGTGTTGGCGCAGTCCGACACCGTGGTGGTTCCGGCCTCCTACGAGCAGGGGCCGGCCATGACCGGTGGCGCCCTGCCCGAGGTCCTGAAAGACGCGTTGTGCGGGTTGCCGACCACCACCAGGGTGGCCAGCATCTGCATCGGCTCGTTCGTGCTGGCCGCCGCCGGTCTACTGAACGGACGCCGCGCCACCACCCACTGGACCTACACCGACGCGTTCAGTCGTCACTACCCCCGGATCACGGTGGACCCCGACGTGCTGTTCGTCGAGGACGGCAACCTGCTGACGTCGGCGGGAGTCGCCGCCGGGATCGACCTGTGCCTGCACATGGTGCGCAGCGACCACGGCAGTGAGGTCGCCAATCGGGTCGCCAGGAGCAGCCTGGTCCCACCGTGGCGTGACGGCGGCCAGGCCCAGTACATCGAGAGGCCGGTGCCCGAGCCGACCCAGACCTCCACGGCACCGGCCAGAGAGTGGGCGCTGCGCCGACTCGGTGAACCCGTGACGTTGGCGCAGATGGCGGGGGTGGCCCGGATGAGTGTGCGAACCTTCTCCCGCCGATTCGTCGACGAGGTCGGATTGACCCCCGGCCAGTGGCTGATCGGTCAGCGCATCGACCACGCCAGGCGCCTGCTGGAGTCCACCGACCGCACCACCGACCAGATCGCCCGAGACGCGGGATTCGGTACCGCCGCGTCGATGCGGCGGCACCTTCACGCCCGGCTGGGCGTCTCCCCGATGGCGTATCGGCGTACCTTCGGTCGGGATTGA
- a CDS encoding MFS transporter, with protein MTTTELRPSRHRIHPAWWVAAVGFLTIIGAAAIRAAPSVLIDPLHVHFGWSHSAISLAITVNLVLYGVIAPFSAALMDRFGMRKIVAFALTMISAGSIFAVFMKSSWELIVYWGVMVGMGTGCMAMAFAATIATRWFTARRGLVTGILTAAGATGQLVFLPLFANLATTAGWQTVSWTAGLTALAVAPLVLWLVRDRPEDIGVMPYGATEAVEVVIPTINPAKRAIGVLVSASRHRTFWFLAGGFAICGASTNGLVGTHFVAATGDHGMPATVGAGLLALIGIFDVIGTIASGWLTDRFDSRRLLAVYYGLRGLSLLFLPALLADSLQPPMLFFIIFYGLDWIATVPPTVALCRQHFGDADGPIVFGWVLAAHQVGAGAIALAAGIIRDELGSYDLAWYIAGALCAVAAFLSLRIRRFTSVAPPQAAPVPRR; from the coding sequence GTGACCACAACCGAACTGCGCCCGTCCCGTCACCGCATCCACCCGGCATGGTGGGTGGCGGCGGTCGGATTCCTCACCATCATCGGCGCGGCGGCCATCCGCGCCGCACCCAGTGTCCTCATCGACCCGCTGCACGTCCACTTCGGTTGGTCGCACAGCGCCATCTCGTTGGCCATCACGGTGAATCTGGTCCTGTATGGAGTCATCGCACCGTTCTCGGCCGCGCTGATGGACCGGTTCGGCATGCGCAAGATCGTCGCCTTCGCACTGACCATGATCTCGGCGGGCAGCATCTTCGCGGTCTTCATGAAGTCCAGTTGGGAGCTGATCGTCTACTGGGGTGTCATGGTCGGCATGGGCACCGGCTGCATGGCGATGGCGTTCGCGGCCACCATCGCGACCCGCTGGTTCACGGCCCGCCGAGGACTGGTCACCGGAATCCTCACCGCCGCCGGCGCGACCGGGCAACTCGTCTTCCTTCCGTTGTTCGCGAACCTGGCCACCACCGCCGGTTGGCAGACCGTGTCCTGGACCGCCGGACTCACCGCGCTGGCGGTGGCGCCCCTCGTGCTGTGGCTGGTGCGCGACCGCCCCGAGGACATCGGCGTCATGCCATACGGTGCCACCGAAGCCGTCGAAGTCGTCATCCCCACGATCAACCCCGCCAAACGCGCGATCGGGGTCCTGGTCTCGGCTTCACGCCACCGGACGTTCTGGTTCCTGGCTGGCGGATTCGCCATCTGCGGCGCCAGTACCAACGGCCTGGTCGGCACTCACTTCGTCGCCGCCACCGGCGACCACGGCATGCCCGCCACCGTCGGAGCCGGGCTGTTGGCGCTCATCGGGATCTTCGACGTCATCGGCACCATCGCATCGGGATGGTTGACCGACCGATTCGACTCCCGCCGACTGTTGGCCGTCTACTACGGACTGCGCGGCCTGTCGCTGTTGTTCCTTCCCGCGCTGCTGGCCGACTCCCTGCAACCGCCGATGCTGTTCTTCATCATCTTCTACGGTCTGGACTGGATCGCCACGGTCCCACCGACCGTCGCATTGTGCCGCCAACACTTCGGCGACGCCGACGGCCCGATCGTGTTCGGCTGGGTGCTGGCCGCCCACCAGGTCGGGGCGGGAGCGATCGCGCTGGCAGCCGGCATCATCCGCGACGAACTGGGCAGCTACGACCTCGCCTGGTACATCGCCGGGGCACTGTGCGCGGTGGCGGCGTTCCTGTCACTGCGGATCAGGCGGTTCACCAGCGTAGCCCCGCCTCAAGCCGCCCCAGTGCCGCGTCGATGA
- a CDS encoding TetR family transcriptional regulator, which translates to MSGLREQKKARTRMAIQRQALLLFRDRGFESTTMEQIAAAAEVAPSTVFRYFPTKESLAELADYHSFADRFGQVFQAQPAELSSLAALRATLRELFAHLTPDEAAARRERDVLIVTIPQVWSANVDLLREGARVVAQQVAARSGRDEHDIEVVTFTGAVIGAAVGALSLWARQPEADPGDLIDAALGRLEAGLRW; encoded by the coding sequence GTGAGTGGACTGCGCGAGCAGAAGAAGGCGCGGACTCGGATGGCGATCCAGCGGCAGGCGTTGCTGCTGTTCCGTGACCGGGGCTTTGAATCGACCACGATGGAGCAGATCGCCGCTGCGGCGGAAGTCGCTCCCAGCACGGTCTTTCGGTACTTCCCCACGAAGGAATCGTTGGCGGAGTTGGCCGACTATCATTCGTTCGCCGATCGCTTCGGTCAGGTGTTCCAGGCTCAACCGGCGGAGTTGTCCTCGCTGGCCGCGCTGCGGGCCACCTTGCGGGAGCTGTTCGCACACCTGACGCCGGATGAGGCGGCGGCGCGGCGGGAACGGGACGTCCTCATCGTGACGATCCCGCAGGTGTGGTCGGCCAACGTGGACCTACTGCGCGAGGGTGCCCGGGTTGTCGCGCAGCAGGTCGCGGCTCGATCCGGCAGAGATGAGCACGACATCGAGGTCGTCACGTTCACCGGTGCGGTGATCGGAGCCGCCGTCGGGGCCTTGAGTCTGTGGGCGCGGCAGCCTGAGGCGGATCCGGGGGACCTCATCGACGCGGCACTGGGGCGGCTTGAGGCGGGGCTACGCTGGTGA
- a CDS encoding VOC family protein produces the protein MAFDIIRLHHTGHLVTDLTDTTDGYRRLGFSVPAATFPGLRAEDGRLRAIGAGNTRIAFDDNFIELVGLAGDRLPDDASITPLSLTPQSEAAIVDTTKRLEAELRDGEGVRILAWHAADLDTVAARLSRTDIPHSGVIRLERPGPDGATIPVGYLELDANGTPEGRLVVAEGTPAEATTHPNGAVRLTEAVLCVSSTTVVDRYRRYLDRDTDNGVFDLGDTRLWTATADDIARRFDGHRPAPGFVGHLVAVDDLARTLDHLCDNDIPIRYTDTEDVFTEMDGCLIGFTQV, from the coding sequence ATGGCCTTCGACATCATCCGGCTGCACCACACCGGCCACCTCGTCACCGACCTCACGGACACCACCGACGGGTACCGCCGTCTGGGGTTCTCCGTGCCCGCCGCGACCTTTCCCGGCCTGCGTGCCGAGGACGGACGACTCCGTGCCATCGGCGCCGGCAACACCCGCATCGCGTTCGACGACAACTTCATCGAACTCGTCGGACTCGCCGGCGATCGACTTCCCGACGACGCCTCGATCACTCCGCTGTCGTTGACTCCCCAGTCGGAGGCTGCCATCGTGGACACCACGAAACGACTGGAAGCTGAACTGCGTGACGGCGAGGGAGTGCGCATCCTGGCCTGGCATGCCGCCGACCTCGACACGGTCGCGGCTCGACTGAGTCGAACCGACATTCCCCACAGTGGAGTGATTCGGCTGGAGCGTCCCGGCCCCGACGGCGCGACCATTCCGGTCGGCTACCTCGAACTGGACGCCAACGGCACGCCTGAGGGGCGGCTGGTCGTCGCCGAGGGAACACCTGCCGAGGCCACCACGCACCCCAACGGCGCGGTCCGCCTCACCGAGGCCGTGCTGTGCGTCTCATCCACCACCGTGGTCGATCGCTACCGGCGCTACCTGGACCGCGACACCGACAACGGAGTATTCGATCTGGGTGACACCCGACTCTGGACGGCAACCGCAGACGACATCGCACGCCGCTTCGACGGCCACCGGCCCGCACCGGGATTCGTCGGCCACCTCGTCGCCGTCGACGATCTCGCACGGACTCTCGACCATCTGTGCGACAACGACATCCCGATCCGTTACACCGACACCGAAGACGTGTTCACCGAAATGGACGGATGCCTCATCGGGTTCACTCAGGTCTGA
- the mycP gene encoding type VII secretion-associated serine protease mycosin, translating to MGWRRLARLFAVIVIAFTVVVVIPGAGQAADCDPEFREEPMPQKPWPLERLRPERLWPLTTGEGVTVAVIDSGVGNHPILDDRVVAAYDLTKDQIGARCDMASHGTLVAGIIAGKADGSSPFYGMAPDVEILSYRVIESIEGSSSRDSVVPVVEAINHAVDSGADVINLSLTAIHTAALENAIERAHDEGVVVVAAAGNSGATGNREYPAAYDDVIAVAGIGPDGGHVESSSVRDYVDIAAPGTEIDGPAPSGGGFGRREEGGTSFAAPYVSATAALLKAYDPDLTPDEITHRLLITADHPPDGWNSVVGHGELNPYRALTTVLSEVETQFLAPPMAPVPPDDPGKAMRDQAFVFTICAVGLVILFLCAKVIVPRGRSRGWQCG from the coding sequence ATGGGCTGGCGACGGCTCGCTCGCCTGTTCGCGGTTATCGTCATCGCGTTCACGGTCGTGGTGGTGATTCCCGGTGCCGGTCAAGCCGCCGACTGCGACCCGGAGTTCCGTGAGGAGCCGATGCCGCAGAAGCCGTGGCCGCTGGAGCGGCTGCGGCCGGAACGGTTGTGGCCGTTGACAACGGGGGAGGGCGTCACCGTCGCCGTCATCGACTCCGGTGTCGGCAATCATCCGATTTTGGATGATCGAGTGGTGGCGGCCTACGATCTTACGAAGGATCAGATAGGTGCCCGCTGCGACATGGCCTCCCACGGCACGCTGGTCGCCGGCATCATCGCGGGCAAGGCCGACGGCTCCTCACCGTTCTACGGTATGGCTCCCGATGTGGAGATCCTGTCCTACCGGGTGATCGAGAGCATCGAGGGGTCGTCGAGTCGCGACTCGGTGGTTCCGGTTGTCGAGGCGATCAACCACGCCGTCGACAGCGGTGCCGACGTCATCAACCTGTCGTTGACCGCCATTCACACCGCGGCCCTGGAGAACGCGATCGAACGGGCCCACGACGAGGGTGTTGTCGTGGTTGCCGCCGCCGGAAACAGCGGTGCCACCGGTAATCGCGAGTATCCCGCCGCCTACGACGACGTCATCGCCGTCGCCGGTATCGGGCCCGACGGTGGTCACGTCGAATCGTCCAGTGTGCGCGACTACGTCGACATCGCCGCCCCGGGAACCGAGATCGACGGGCCGGCCCCCAGCGGAGGCGGTTTCGGTCGTCGTGAGGAGGGAGGCACCAGTTTCGCCGCGCCCTACGTGTCGGCGACGGCGGCGTTGCTGAAGGCGTACGACCCCGACCTGACTCCCGATGAGATCACGCATCGGCTGCTCATCACCGCCGATCATCCACCGGATGGTTGGAACTCCGTGGTGGGACACGGAGAGCTGAACCCGTATCGTGCGTTGACCACTGTGCTCAGTGAGGTGGAGACCCAGTTCCTGGCGCCGCCCATGGCGCCGGTGCCGCCGGACGACCCGGGCAAGGCGATGCGCGATCAGGCGTTCGTGTTCACGATCTGCGCCGTCGGCCTGGTCATACTCTTCCTGTGTGCCAAGGTCATCGTCCCGCGAGGCCGAAGTAGAGGATGGCAGTGCGGATGA